In Sciurus carolinensis chromosome 17, mSciCar1.2, whole genome shotgun sequence, one genomic interval encodes:
- the LOC124968206 gene encoding olfactory receptor 10T2-like, translating to MNTPAPRPEAPEKQRGNGTGLVTEFVLVGFSNLPDLRTTLFAVFLLTYLVTLSGNITIIAIVHADRTLHTPMYRFLAVLSLSETCYTLVTIPNMLAHLLMESQAISISGCRAQMFFFLVLGCNNCFLLTLMGYDRYVAICHPLRYSVIMRPTVCLCLGALVFCSGFSVALMETCMIFSSPFCRGDRVEHFFCDIAPVLKLSCADSARKALGIFFLSVLVVLVSFLLILLSYAFIVAAILRIRSAAGRRKAFSTCAAHLTVVVVHFGCASIIYLRPDSGANPAQDRLVAVFYTVVTPLLNPVVYTLRNQEVRVALKRTLARSCGVLR from the exons ATGAACACGCCAGCCCCTCGCCCAGAG GCTCCTGAGAAGCAGCGGGGCAATGGGACTGGGCTAGTGACCGAGTTCGTGCTGGTGGGGTTCTCCAACCTTCCAGACCTGAGGACCACGCTCTTCGCGGTCTTCCTCCTCACCTACCTGGTCACCCTCAGTGGCAACATCACCATCATCGCCATCGTCCATGCGGACCGCACgctgcacacacccatgtaccGCTTCCTAGCCGTGCTGTCCCTCTCTGAGACCTGTTACACGCTGGTCACCATCCCCAACATGCTGGCCCATCTGCTGATGGAGAGCCAGGCCATCTCCATCTCTGGCTGCCGGGCTCAGATGTTCTTCTTTCTGGTCCTTGGATGCAACAACTGCTTCCTCCTGACCCTGATGGGTTACGACCGGTACGTGGCCATCTGTCATCCCCTGCGCTACTCGGTGATCATGAGACCCACCGTTTGCCTCTGCCTGGGAGCCTTGGTTTTCTGCTCTGGCTTCTCGGTGGCCCTGATGGAGACCTGCATGATCTTCTCGTCGCCCTTCTGCCGCGGAGACCGTGTGGAGCACTTCTTCTGCGACATCGCCCCGGTGCTGAAGCTCAGCTGCGCCGACAGTGCGCGCAAGGCGCTGGGCATCTTCTTCCTGAGCGTGCTGGTGGTGCTGGtctccttcctcctcatcctcctgtcCTACGCCTTCATCGTGGCGGCCATCCTGAGGATCCGCTCTGCGGCCGGCCGGcgcaaagccttctccacctgcgcCGCACACCTCACCGTGGTCGTGGTGCATTTTGGCTGCGCCTCTATCATCTACCTGCGGCCAGACTCTGGGGCCAACCCCGCCCAGGACCGCCTGGTGGCGGTGTTCTACACGGTGGTGACGCCGCTTCTCAACCCTGTGGTGTACACTCTGCGCAACCAGGAGGTGAGGGTGGCGCTCAAGAGGACCCTGGCGCGCAGCTGCGGGGTGTTGAGATAA
- the LOC124968207 gene encoding LOW QUALITY PROTEIN: protein preY, mitochondrial-like (The sequence of the model RefSeq protein was modified relative to this genomic sequence to represent the inferred CDS: inserted 2 bases in 1 codon), whose protein sequence is MAAFGIREGSRGQITRVLDVRMGNLKLYFESVGNHGRSSTPGAGRSRLCARKGVLREGSATPLAEGAGPAFAGCGSCCRLASRLWRKRAPPSAIVCRCLCTTGSLSLADQSERAEKXPRTFDQALLEFLVCPLSKKPLRYEASTNELINEELGIAYPIIDGIPNMIPQAARTTHQNKKQEETEQH, encoded by the exons ATGGCTGCATTTGGAATTAGAGAAGGCAGCAGGGGCCAGATCACAAGGGTCTTGGATGTGCGGATGGGCAATCTGAAACTGTACTTTGAGAGCGTGGGGAACCATGGAAGGTCCTCGA CACCAGGGGCGGGGCGTAGCCGACTGTGTGCGAGGAAAGGGGTGCTGAGGGAAGGGAGCGCTACCCCGCTAGCGGAAGGCGCAGGCCCAGCGTTTGCCGGCTGCGGATCATGCTGCAGGCTCGCCTCCAGGCTGTGGAGGAAACGCGCGCCGCCGTCAGCGATCGTTTGTAGGTGCCTCTGCACGACGGGGTCGCTGTCCTTGGCAGATCAGAGCGAGAGGGCGGAAAA GCCCCGCACTTTCGACCAGGCGCTGCTGGAGTTCCTAGTGTGTCCGCTCTCCAAGAAGCCGCTCAGATATGAAGCCTCAACAAACGAATTGATTAATGAAGAGTTGGGAATAGCCTATCCAATCATTGATGGAATTCCTAATATGATACCACAAGCAGCTAGGACAACacatcaaaataagaaacaagaagaaaCGGAGCAGCACtag
- the LOC124969112 gene encoding phosphatidylinositol N-acetylglucosaminyltransferase subunit Y — MFLSLPTLTVLIPLISLAGLFYSASVEENFPQGCTSTASLCFYSLLLPITIPVYVFFHLWTWMGIKLFRHN; from the coding sequence ATGTTTCTGTCTCTGCCTACGTTGACTGTTCTGATCCCACTGATCTCTTTAGCAGGATTGTTCTACTCTGCCTCTGTGGAAGAAAACTTCCCACAGGGCTGCACCAGTACTGCTAGCCTTTGCTTTTATAGTCTGCTCTTGCCAATAACCATACCAGTCTATGTGTTCTTTCACCTTTGGACTTGGATGGGTATTAAACTATTTAGACATAATTAA